DNA from Desulfuromonas sp. AOP6:
CATCCGGGGAGGGGTCGAGATGAGGCTCATGACAGAATTTTCCAAAGGGATCTGGAGAGAGAATCCTGTATTTAAGCTTGTTCTTGGCATGTGTCCAGCTTTGGCCGTGACAACCAGTGCCGAAAATGGTTTAGGCATGGGGCTGGCTACCACCTTTGTCCTTGTGTGTTCCAATATTGTCGTTTCTCTCATGCGCCGTCTTATCCCCTCCAAAGTGCGCATTCCTGCCTTTATTGTCGTGGTCGCTTCGTTTGTCACTGTTGTGCAGCTGTGTATGGAGGCCTATTTATACGATCTGTATAAAGCGCTGGGCCTTTTTATTCCGCTCATTGTGGTTAACTGCCTGATCCTCGGTCGTGCGGAAGCTTTTGCGTCCAAAAACCCTTTGCCCGTATCTGTCATGGACGGAATAGGTATGGGGCTGGGCTTCACCCTGTCCTTGTTCATTCTTGGGGGGGTGCGTGAAATTCTAGGCTCTGGGGCTTTGCTGGGCTACAGTTTGTTTGGGGCGACCTACAAGCCTTTCCTCCTTATGATCCTGCCTCCCGGTGCTTTCATTGCCCTTGGTTTTCTCCTGGCCCTGATGAACCGCTTTGAATCCAGAAGGTCATAGACCGTGAAGCCTCTAGGCTGGCGACAGGTATTCCATACCGTGCCAGTGGGGGAAGCGGACAGGGCATGCAAGGAGAATAAT
Protein-coding regions in this window:
- a CDS encoding electron transport complex subunit E → MRLMTEFSKGIWRENPVFKLVLGMCPALAVTTSAENGLGMGLATTFVLVCSNIVVSLMRRLIPSKVRIPAFIVVVASFVTVVQLCMEAYLYDLYKALGLFIPLIVVNCLILGRAEAFASKNPLPVSVMDGIGMGLGFTLSLFILGGVREILGSGALLGYSLFGATYKPFLLMILPPGAFIALGFLLALMNRFESRRS